The Blautia hydrogenotrophica DSM 10507 genome window below encodes:
- a CDS encoding leucine-rich repeat protein gives MKKRKIVLAGLLTVSLAVPMPVGAAVEVTEKSEAETSAPCEEETSEEDDISGSEEIFTEEEGAFQESAEDSDETEEREYPEENIQKEELSGESESEETTEESLTAAEQGAEDTSEIIGEGTCGENVTWTLTQKGTLTLSGTGPMEDFSRWTSRPWDRERVNWVIIEPGVTSIGDYSLFYANIKEISIPESVTRIGEEAFGSCHRLESIELPSGLTEIGNGAFSECNRLESIELPSGLTEIKNDVFSGCDSLESIELPPGLTEIGNDVFYSCNLLDNVVIPESVTRIGDGAFESCKNLRNLTLQEGLTEIEDSAFEGCDSLEEIVLPFTVSRVGDTAFSRCDNLLSIQVAEGNQSYYSLDGALFSQDRRLVTCPAGKAGDYEVPEGTVTVGGRAFYGCNKLEAVVLSSAVKDVEQYWGYMSFRSAARIEVSEENPYYSSLDGVLFDKEKTELVACPTGRTGTYVIPDSVKVIGLYAFEECEDLTEVTIPNGVEVIGGRAFEGCKKLKEVSIPASVKHIRSGAFYDCTRLKKIVFYGENPIPNDGSELEIFQYVVADAYYCKEIWGEEMDQHYQAATLTFHDCVPCPSEISQVKGLGYNAVEISWEPVNNAEGYRLYYQEESGEPWKYITQLSGGENTSYVHTGLQSGKEYTYYLRAYHSLDDGEKLFGAYSAGKTGKTEASRAKINKVQSWGYNALKISWDALESADGYRLYYQEPGSAWKYVTQIADGDATSYVHTGRTTGKTYTYYVRGYRNVDGQKAFGSYSAGKSGKSLPRQAKITKAREGKNQATLSWDKVNGASGYRIYYKNSENGKWHYVTQIGKGSTTSYTHKGIKEGKDYYYTMRAYRTVNGKKVFGAYAKWRQAGVTA, from the coding sequence ATGAAGAAAAGAAAAATAGTATTAGCAGGATTGTTGACGGTTTCTTTGGCAGTACCGATGCCTGTCGGCGCGGCAGTGGAAGTGACAGAGAAAAGCGAGGCGGAGACGTCTGCTCCCTGCGAAGAGGAAACTTCTGAAGAAGATGATATTTCGGGGTCAGAGGAAATCTTTACAGAGGAAGAAGGGGCTTTCCAGGAAAGTGCTGAGGATTCGGATGAGACAGAAGAAAGGGAATACCCGGAGGAAAATATACAGAAAGAAGAGCTTTCTGGGGAATCGGAGTCAGAAGAGACTACGGAAGAGAGCCTCACAGCAGCGGAACAGGGAGCAGAAGATACATCGGAGATTATTGGGGAAGGGACCTGCGGAGAGAATGTGACATGGACATTGACCCAAAAGGGGACATTGACCCTGAGTGGAACAGGACCAATGGAGGATTTCAGCAGATGGACATCACGGCCATGGGATAGAGAACGAGTGAATTGGGTGATTATTGAACCTGGAGTGACGAGCATTGGAGACTATTCGCTTTTCTACGCGAACATCAAAGAAATCAGTATACCGGAGAGTGTGACACGAATTGGAGAGGAGGCTTTTGGGAGTTGTCATAGGCTGGAAAGTATTGAACTGCCGTCGGGTCTCACTGAGATTGGAAACGGCGCTTTTTCGGAATGCAATAGGCTGGAAAGTATTGAACTGCCGTCGGGTCTCACTGAGATTAAAAACGATGTTTTTTCGGGCTGCGATAGCCTGGAAAGTATTGAACTGCCGCCAGGTCTCACCGAGATTGGAAATGACGTCTTTTACTCGTGCAATCTGCTGGATAATGTTGTGATACCGGAGAGTGTGACGCGGATTGGAGACGGGGCATTCGAGTCTTGTAAAAATCTTAGGAATCTCACTTTACAGGAAGGGCTAACAGAGATCGAGGACTCTGCTTTTGAGGGGTGTGACAGCCTGGAAGAAATCGTGCTTCCTTTTACGGTAAGCAGGGTGGGGGATACAGCATTTAGCAGATGCGATAATCTTCTTTCCATTCAGGTGGCAGAAGGAAACCAAAGTTATTATTCCTTGGACGGGGCTTTGTTTAGCCAGGATCGAAGACTGGTTACCTGTCCGGCAGGGAAAGCCGGCGATTATGAAGTTCCGGAAGGGACAGTGACGGTTGGAGGAAGAGCTTTTTATGGCTGCAATAAGTTAGAGGCGGTTGTTCTGTCTTCTGCGGTGAAAGATGTGGAACAGTATTGGGGCTATATGTCTTTTAGAAGTGCGGCAAGGATTGAGGTATCGGAGGAAAACCCGTACTATTCTTCGCTGGATGGAGTGCTGTTTGACAAAGAGAAGACGGAACTGGTTGCCTGCCCTACGGGAAGAACAGGAACGTATGTGATTCCGGACAGTGTCAAAGTAATAGGACTCTATGCTTTTGAGGAGTGCGAGGATTTGACGGAAGTTACAATTCCCAATGGGGTGGAAGTGATTGGAGGCAGGGCTTTTGAGGGGTGTAAGAAGTTAAAAGAGGTCAGCATTCCAGCCAGCGTAAAACATATCAGGTCTGGAGCCTTTTACGATTGCACCAGATTGAAGAAGATTGTCTTTTATGGAGAGAACCCGATCCCAAATGATGGGTCTGAATTGGAGATTTTTCAGTATGTGGTGGCGGATGCCTATTATTGCAAAGAGATTTGGGGAGAGGAGATGGATCAGCATTATCAGGCTGCAACCCTGACCTTCCATGACTGTGTACCCTGTCCTTCTGAGATCAGTCAGGTGAAAGGACTGGGATATAATGCCGTGGAGATCAGCTGGGAGCCGGTGAATAATGCAGAAGGCTACCGCCTGTATTATCAGGAGGAAAGCGGCGAGCCGTGGAAATATATCACGCAGCTTTCAGGCGGCGAGAATACTTCCTATGTACATACGGGACTGCAAAGCGGGAAAGAGTACACATATTATCTGCGGGCTTATCATAGCCTGGATGACGGGGAGAAACTGTTTGGGGCGTATTCTGCCGGAAAAACCGGAAAGACAGAGGCATCCAGGGCCAAGATCAATAAAGTGCAAAGCTGGGGATACAACGCGCTGAAAATCAGCTGGGACGCTTTGGAAAGCGCGGACGGTTATCGTCTGTATTATCAGGAACCGGGTTCTGCCTGGAAATATGTGACGCAAATTGCAGATGGCGACGCTACTTCCTATGTGCATACAGGGCGGACTACCGGAAAGACCTATACTTATTATGTACGGGGCTATCGTAATGTGGACGGGCAGAAAGCCTTTGGCTCTTATTCTGCGGGAAAGAGCGGGAAATCCCTGCCCAGACAGGCGAAGATCACGAAGGCCAGGGAAGGGAAGAACCAGGCCACACTGAGCTGGGACAAGGTGAACGGGGCCAGCGGCTATCGGATTTACTATAAGAATTCCGAGAACGGGAAATGGCATTATGTGACCCAGATCGGAAAAGGGAGTACGACCTCCTATACCCATAAAGGCATTAAGGAAGGAAAAGACTATTATTACACCATGAGAGCCTACCGGACGGTGAATGGGAAAAAGGTGTTCGGGGCTTATGCGAAATGGAGACAGGCAGGTGTAACTGCCTGA
- a CDS encoding nucleotidyltransferase domain-containing protein — protein sequence MINNEINAIKDRICLTVMPKRIYLFGSFAKGTYNEDSDYDFYIVVPHDAGNQIELSQKAYKSLRGIRKRPVDIVVGYESSFDERAKENTLEKIVKQEGLLLYER from the coding sequence GTGATTAACAATGAGATTAATGCAATCAAAGACAGAATCTGCCTGACAGTAATGCCGAAACGGATTTACCTGTTCGGTTCTTTTGCAAAAGGTACTTATAATGAAGACAGCGACTATGATTTTTATATAGTAGTCCCGCACGATGCTGGAAATCAGATTGAGCTGTCTCAGAAAGCATATAAATCTCTCCGTGGAATCCGAAAGCGCCCGGTTGACATTGTGGTAGGGTACGAATCGTCCTTTGATGAGAGAGCAAAAGAAAATACCCTTGAGAAAATTGTGAAACAGGAGGGTTTGTTATTATATGAAAGATAA
- a CDS encoding ABC transporter permease has protein sequence MISVNSRPTLRLLTRRFLKLNRGRNLIAVLAIVMTAVMFTSAFTGVLSVLRSTMNQDMRTSMDSSHLAIQDLTKEQFEQIRDYEKIDRMGYTVFMSTAENAKLRDSGTEIRYADRNGASSYQCLPTVGNLPKKENEAAMSTITLDLLGVPHQLGSPVTLEFMLSGKKVTQTFSLSGYWEGDTLAQAQMIWVSERYCLKHVKTATEKAIALGDYEGDYNLSLWFRTPLFLEHYKEEIDQRYGVSDTQARMDIPPAYDKLFGEDGFPVGTVLLILAVIFLAGYLIIYNVFYISVKNDIQSYGLLKNAGTTGRQLRWIVRRQALVLAAVGIPIGLLTGWFVGRGMTPYLLTSELGGEKPQILISTNPWIFLGAALFSLGTVYTASLRPCKMVAKISPVEAVKLEEPSVKGKRKKTGKVTPVRMALGNMRRMWRKSVLVILSLTLPIFLLNCAYVVRESFDFDLYIDSFISSDFCVTGCSMNAKYSDFHAITPQFLEELEKREEVESVACVYETETMHDLDDNGYENLGRLMRKAKEENIIDGYQMEREQKFLESRQVISHVLGVSQGAFEKMEFLGEGCTWEEFQSGNYVIVNRQRDIPGNYYHPGDTVTVELGEGREGTYTVLAVGELAYDLDYPFAAGTYFDYSFYLPAQEYLKLGGNSGAMTAGIDVRDGTQRAFDRWLKAYTEENSSTELYVQSRMSIEKECEQFAGKYIMVLGLLCGVIFVIGVLNFFNTSAVSILTRKKELSLLEAVGMTKKQIRRMLMTEGSLYFLVSLLIADTVGLVLMKSVLMRTVGQTFFFVYTPSVTASLAAMPLLLLIAFGVPLYNYRKMCRETIVERIREE, from the coding sequence ATGATTTCTGTGAATAGTAGACCTACCCTGAGACTTCTGACCAGACGTTTTCTAAAGTTGAACCGGGGGAGAAACCTGATCGCAGTTCTGGCGATTGTGATGACGGCAGTGATGTTCACCTCGGCGTTTACAGGCGTGCTGTCTGTGCTGCGCTCCACCATGAACCAGGACATGCGGACCAGTATGGATTCCAGTCATCTGGCAATTCAGGATTTGACGAAGGAGCAGTTTGAACAGATCAGAGACTATGAAAAAATCGATCGAATGGGATACACGGTTTTTATGTCGACGGCGGAAAACGCCAAGCTGAGAGATTCTGGGACGGAGATACGGTATGCAGACAGGAACGGAGCGTCAAGCTATCAATGTCTGCCCACTGTAGGGAATCTCCCAAAGAAGGAAAACGAGGCAGCCATGAGCACGATCACCTTGGATCTTCTGGGGGTGCCTCATCAACTTGGAAGTCCTGTCACTCTGGAATTTATGCTGTCGGGCAAAAAGGTGACCCAGACGTTTTCACTGAGTGGCTACTGGGAAGGGGACACTCTGGCTCAGGCGCAGATGATCTGGGTGTCAGAACGATACTGCTTAAAGCATGTTAAGACTGCTACAGAAAAGGCGATCGCCCTTGGAGATTATGAGGGGGACTACAATCTGAGCCTCTGGTTTCGCACCCCGCTGTTTTTGGAGCATTACAAAGAAGAGATAGATCAAAGATATGGGGTTTCGGACACACAGGCCCGGATGGATATACCGCCGGCCTACGATAAACTGTTCGGGGAAGACGGGTTTCCAGTGGGAACAGTGCTTCTGATTCTGGCGGTGATTTTTCTGGCCGGATACCTGATTATCTATAATGTGTTCTATATCTCTGTGAAAAACGATATCCAGTCCTATGGACTTTTGAAAAACGCTGGGACGACGGGCAGGCAGCTTCGATGGATTGTGCGCAGGCAGGCGTTGGTTCTGGCGGCGGTGGGAATTCCCATAGGCCTGCTGACGGGCTGGTTCGTGGGGCGGGGCATGACTCCTTATCTGCTTACCTCTGAACTGGGCGGTGAAAAGCCGCAGATACTCATCAGCACGAATCCCTGGATTTTTCTGGGAGCAGCGCTGTTTTCCCTGGGAACAGTGTACACAGCCAGCCTTCGCCCCTGCAAAATGGTGGCGAAAATCTCTCCGGTGGAGGCGGTGAAATTAGAAGAGCCATCTGTGAAAGGAAAGCGCAAGAAGACCGGAAAGGTGACTCCTGTGCGGATGGCGCTGGGAAATATGCGCAGAATGTGGAGAAAGTCTGTCTTGGTGATTTTGTCTTTGACTCTGCCTATTTTTCTGCTGAACTGTGCATATGTGGTCCGGGAGAGCTTTGACTTTGACCTCTATATTGACAGCTTTATTTCCTCCGATTTTTGCGTTACAGGATGTTCCATGAACGCCAAGTATTCTGATTTTCATGCGATCACTCCGCAGTTTCTGGAGGAACTGGAAAAAAGAGAAGAGGTAGAATCGGTGGCCTGTGTGTATGAGACAGAAACCATGCATGATCTGGACGATAACGGATATGAGAATCTAGGGCGGTTGATGCGAAAGGCAAAAGAGGAAAATATCATCGACGGATACCAGATGGAACGGGAGCAGAAATTCCTGGAAAGCAGACAGGTGATTTCCCATGTCCTAGGAGTCAGCCAGGGGGCTTTTGAGAAAATGGAATTTTTGGGGGAAGGCTGTACCTGGGAGGAGTTTCAGTCCGGGAACTATGTGATTGTGAACAGACAGAGGGACATTCCGGGAAATTACTACCATCCAGGAGATACCGTCACCGTAGAGCTGGGTGAAGGACGGGAGGGAACCTATACGGTTCTGGCTGTGGGAGAGCTGGCCTACGATCTGGATTATCCCTTTGCTGCAGGCACTTATTTTGACTATTCCTTTTATCTTCCGGCTCAGGAGTATCTGAAGCTGGGTGGAAATTCCGGCGCCATGACGGCGGGGATAGATGTCCGGGACGGCACGCAGAGAGCCTTTGATCGATGGCTGAAAGCTTACACAGAGGAAAATTCCAGCACAGAGCTCTATGTACAGTCCAGAATGTCCATTGAAAAAGAATGTGAACAGTTTGCCGGAAAATATATCATGGTTTTAGGGCTTTTATGCGGCGTAATCTTTGTGATCGGCGTGCTGAATTTCTTTAATACCTCGGCGGTTTCCATCCTGACTCGGAAAAAGGAATTGTCTTTGTTGGAGGCAGTCGGAATGACGAAGAAACAGATTCGGCGGATGCTCATGACGGAGGGCAGTCTTTACTTTTTGGTGTCTTTGCTGATTGCGGATACCGTGGGACTTGTACTCATGAAAAGTGTGCTGATGCGGACAGTGGGGCAGACATTCTTTTTTGTCTATACACCGTCGGTGACTGCCAGCCTGGCGGCTATGCCGCTTTTATTGCTGATCGCTTTTGGTGTTCCCCTGTACAACTACCGGAAAATGTGTCGGGAGACGATTGTGGAGCGAATACGGGAGGAGTGA
- a CDS encoding ABC transporter ATP-binding protein, with the protein MKILEVKNLRKEYGQGETLVKALDGVNLSVEKGEFLAVVGSSGSGKSTLLHMMGGLDVPTSGEVIVDGRNLAKMKDEQLTIFRRRNIGFVFQSYNLVPMLNVMENITLPLGLDGKKADGAYIREIVKTLGLEEKTESLPSQLSGGQQQRVAIARALASKPAILLADEPTGNLDSRTSQDVLGLLKVTCERFHQTMVMITHNEEIAQLANRIIRIEDGKLVKGSGLHDFCE; encoded by the coding sequence ATGAAGATACTGGAAGTAAAGAACCTGAGAAAAGAGTATGGCCAGGGTGAAACCCTGGTAAAAGCTTTGGACGGAGTGAACCTGAGTGTGGAAAAAGGAGAATTCCTGGCAGTGGTGGGAAGCAGCGGAAGCGGAAAATCGACGCTGCTGCATATGATGGGCGGACTGGATGTGCCTACCAGCGGCGAGGTGATTGTAGACGGAAGAAATTTAGCGAAGATGAAGGACGAACAGCTTACGATTTTTCGGAGACGAAACATCGGTTTTGTGTTTCAGAGCTATAACCTGGTTCCCATGCTGAATGTCATGGAGAACATCACGCTGCCGTTGGGACTGGACGGGAAGAAGGCGGACGGGGCATATATTCGGGAGATTGTCAAAACCCTGGGCTTAGAGGAAAAGACTGAGAGCCTGCCAAGCCAGCTTTCCGGCGGACAGCAGCAGAGGGTGGCCATCGCGCGGGCCCTGGCGTCGAAGCCAGCGATTTTGTTGGCGGATGAACCCACGGGGAATCTAGACAGCCGTACCAGCCAGGATGTGCTGGGGCTTTTGAAGGTTACCTGTGAAAGGTTTCATCAGACCATGGTGATGATTACCCACAATGAAGAGATTGCACAGCTTGCGAACCGAATTATTCGGATAGAGGATGGAAAACTGGTGAAAGGAAGTGGTCTCCATGATTTCTGTGAATAG
- the buk gene encoding butyrate kinase, whose protein sequence is MVKKKLILVINPGSTSTKAACFQEKKLVNSREILHGAEELKNFSSINEQLEFRKEAVLSYLRENGLGPEDLQAIACRGGNVGQLEPGAYEVDQAFVEASFHSETPHPANLSPIIGYEIAKEVNEKLGRTPDSPDALKAYVYDPVCGCGIPEKLYTITGIPEIEKPFLTHVLNSRAVSIEEAKREGKKLEETCYIVAHLGGGITVNLLKGGRILDLVGDDEGGFSPERSGGLSVRLLTKLCYSGRYTEQEMQKRLKGKGGLMAYLGMNDLREVEKKIAQGDKQAALILDAMILQTAKDIVSLGAVTCGKIDKIILTGGMAHSKMLTDKLRERVEFLAPVDVIAGTYEMEALAFGILRVLRGEEKARRLPGQTKKD, encoded by the coding sequence ATGGTGAAGAAAAAGCTGATTTTAGTGATTAATCCCGGCTCTACTTCCACGAAAGCGGCCTGCTTTCAGGAGAAAAAGTTGGTGAATTCCCGTGAGATTCTTCATGGGGCCGAGGAATTGAAGAATTTTTCTTCCATCAATGAACAGCTGGAATTTCGAAAAGAGGCTGTTTTGAGCTATCTGAGAGAGAATGGATTAGGGCCGGAGGATTTGCAGGCCATAGCCTGCCGGGGCGGTAATGTGGGACAGCTAGAGCCGGGGGCGTATGAGGTAGACCAGGCTTTTGTCGAGGCATCCTTCCATTCGGAAACTCCGCATCCGGCGAATCTGTCACCGATCATCGGATATGAAATTGCCAAAGAGGTGAACGAAAAGTTAGGAAGGACACCGGACAGTCCGGACGCTTTGAAAGCCTATGTCTATGACCCTGTCTGCGGCTGCGGGATTCCGGAAAAGCTCTACACCATCACTGGGATACCGGAAATAGAGAAACCCTTTCTCACCCATGTGCTGAACAGTCGAGCTGTCAGCATTGAAGAGGCCAAAAGAGAAGGAAAGAAGCTGGAAGAGACCTGTTATATTGTGGCACACTTAGGCGGCGGGATTACGGTGAATCTCCTGAAAGGCGGCCGGATTTTAGATCTTGTGGGGGATGACGAAGGAGGATTTTCCCCGGAGCGTTCCGGGGGGCTTTCGGTTCGTCTTTTGACCAAGTTGTGTTACAGCGGCCGTTATACAGAACAGGAGATGCAAAAGCGTCTGAAGGGCAAGGGCGGTCTGATGGCTTATCTGGGAATGAACGATCTGCGGGAAGTGGAAAAAAAGATCGCCCAGGGTGATAAACAGGCAGCGTTGATATTGGATGCAATGATTTTGCAGACGGCCAAGGATATCGTTTCCCTGGGTGCGGTGACATGTGGGAAGATAGACAAGATTATTTTGACTGGGGGTATGGCCCACTCGAAGATGCTCACAGATAAGTTGAGAGAACGGGTGGAATTTTTGGCCCCAGTGGATGTGATCGCCGGAACCTATGAGATGGAAGCACTGGCATTTGGAATTTTGCGGGTGCTGCGGGGAGAAGAGAAGGCCCGTCGATTGCCCGGGCAGACCAAGAAGGATTGA
- a CDS encoding MBL fold metallo-hydrolase, which produces MYELIQISEHNYYIQSPAKIGLVKLNETEVCLIDSGNDKEAGRKVRQILDANGWRLRTIYNTHSNADHIGGNQYLQKQTGCEIYTPGIECDFTRHTVLEPAFLYGGYPPKDLRHKFLMAKESDAKELTKGALPEGLEALPLPGHFFEMTGFRTADDVVYLADCLSSREVLDKYQIGFLYDVRAYLSTLEMVKALKAKLFVPAHAPVTEDITELAQYNIDKTHETAEHILERCGEPICFEHLLQRLFADYKLEMNFQQYALIGSTVRSYLAWLKDNGRLKVRFEDNLLLWERV; this is translated from the coding sequence ATGTATGAATTGATACAAATTTCAGAGCACAATTATTATATTCAAAGCCCTGCGAAGATCGGGCTAGTGAAATTAAATGAGACGGAGGTCTGTTTGATCGACAGTGGGAACGACAAGGAAGCAGGGCGTAAGGTACGGCAGATTCTGGACGCCAACGGCTGGCGTCTGAGGACGATCTATAACACGCATTCCAATGCCGACCACATCGGGGGAAACCAATACTTGCAGAAGCAGACGGGGTGTGAGATCTATACGCCGGGGATTGAGTGTGATTTTACTCGGCATACGGTTCTAGAGCCAGCGTTTTTGTATGGCGGTTATCCGCCGAAAGATCTGCGGCACAAATTTTTGATGGCAAAGGAAAGTGACGCTAAGGAGCTGACGAAGGGGGCACTGCCAGAAGGACTTGAGGCGCTGCCGCTTCCAGGGCATTTTTTTGAGATGACAGGATTTCGCACAGCCGATGATGTGGTTTATCTGGCGGACTGTCTTTCCAGTCGCGAAGTACTGGACAAGTATCAGATTGGATTTCTCTACGATGTGAGGGCGTATCTATCCACATTGGAAATGGTGAAGGCGCTGAAGGCGAAGCTCTTTGTCCCGGCTCACGCGCCTGTCACGGAGGACATCACAGAGTTGGCGCAGTATAACATTGATAAGACCCATGAGACCGCAGAGCACATTCTGGAAAGGTGCGGCGAGCCGATCTGCTTTGAGCATCTGCTGCAAAGGCTTTTCGCGGATTATAAGCTGGAGATGAATTTCCAGCAGTATGCTCTGATTGGAAGCACTGTGCGTTCCTATTTGGCATGGCTGAAGGACAACGGCCGTCTGAAGGTGCGTTTTGAGGATAACCTGCTTTTGTGGGAGCGGGTGTAG
- a CDS encoding sensor histidine kinase, protein MIYIIIGVLAVILAVCILIYGRRKNKELLIRLEDMLEKARNGSFGGGRIDETMLSSIENSMARFLEDSCLAGENLREQKERIQTLISDISHQTATPISNILIYSQLLEELCQGQEEREYAAVVGRQAEKLKFLLDSLVKVSRLENGIIQTNPVLGSVGSLVEEVRAMGESKAAKKEISIETKGEDLPVTAYFDYRWTVEALYNLVDNAIKYTDSGGKIQIEVIPYTIFCRINVIDDGRGICEEDQAKIFQRFYRSKDVLEQEGVGLGLYLTREILKGEGGYLKVSSKEGQGSTFSVFLLMPDNTARQENSMGKQREVKNDV, encoded by the coding sequence ATGATTTATATCATAATCGGAGTGCTGGCAGTCATATTGGCAGTCTGTATTCTTATCTACGGGAGAAGAAAAAACAAAGAGCTGCTGATTCGGCTAGAGGATATGCTGGAGAAAGCCAGGAACGGCAGTTTTGGCGGAGGTCGGATTGATGAGACCATGTTGTCTTCCATTGAAAACTCCATGGCCAGGTTTCTGGAGGATAGCTGTCTGGCGGGAGAAAATTTAAGGGAGCAAAAGGAGAGGATTCAGACTTTGATCTCAGATATTTCACACCAAACTGCAACACCAATCTCAAATATACTGATATACAGTCAGCTTTTAGAAGAGCTCTGCCAGGGTCAGGAAGAGCGGGAGTATGCGGCAGTGGTGGGAAGGCAAGCGGAAAAACTAAAGTTTCTGTTGGATTCTCTGGTGAAAGTCTCACGGCTGGAAAATGGAATCATTCAGACCAACCCGGTATTGGGGAGTGTGGGAAGTTTGGTCGAGGAAGTGCGGGCTATGGGGGAGTCCAAAGCAGCGAAAAAGGAGATTTCCATCGAGACAAAGGGAGAAGATCTTCCTGTGACGGCATATTTTGATTACAGGTGGACGGTGGAAGCTTTGTACAACCTTGTGGATAACGCGATAAAATATACAGATTCCGGTGGAAAAATTCAGATTGAGGTAATTCCCTACACAATATTTTGCAGAATTAATGTGATAGACGACGGAAGAGGAATCTGTGAGGAAGACCAGGCTAAAATTTTTCAGCGTTTTTACCGGAGCAAGGATGTGCTGGAACAGGAAGGTGTGGGGCTGGGGCTGTATCTGACCCGTGAAATTCTGAAAGGAGAGGGAGGATATCTCAAAGTATCCTCTAAGGAAGGCCAAGGGAGTACGTTTTCGGTATTCCTGCTGATGCCGGACAATACTGCAAGACAAGAGAATAGTATGGGTAAGCAAAGGGAGGTAAAGAACGATGTATGA
- a CDS encoding response regulator transcription factor, whose product MNGLSDIHSKNTILILEDDAKLNEGIRLALKKEGCDFLQCRTIREARTCLSQKEIDLVLLDLNLPDGDGMDFLTEIRNGWDIPIIIVTANNMETDIVMGLELGANDYITKPFSLMVLRARVAVQLRQRKNTGQFIYQEGPFVFDFERMVFQVRGQETEFSKTEQRLLRKLIENKGATLKRSYLIDEVWNGDTEYVDEHALTVTVKRLRDKIEEDSSSPKFIKTVYGIGYTWVIE is encoded by the coding sequence ATGAACGGCTTATCAGACATACACAGTAAGAATACGATATTGATACTGGAAGATGACGCAAAACTAAATGAGGGAATCAGGCTGGCGCTGAAGAAGGAGGGCTGTGATTTTTTGCAGTGCAGGACCATCCGGGAAGCGAGAACTTGTCTGAGTCAAAAGGAGATTGATCTGGTCCTTCTGGATTTGAATCTGCCTGACGGGGACGGCATGGATTTTCTCACCGAGATACGGAATGGGTGGGATATTCCGATTATTATCGTTACAGCTAACAATATGGAGACAGACATTGTGATGGGATTGGAACTGGGTGCCAATGATTACATCACGAAGCCTTTTAGTTTAATGGTACTGCGGGCAAGAGTGGCAGTTCAGCTTCGCCAGAGAAAAAACACGGGGCAGTTCATTTACCAGGAAGGGCCCTTTGTGTTTGATTTTGAACGGATGGTTTTTCAGGTGAGAGGTCAGGAGACGGAATTTAGCAAGACGGAGCAGAGGCTTTTGAGAAAGTTGATTGAAAACAAGGGAGCTACACTAAAACGCAGTTATCTCATTGATGAGGTGTGGAATGGCGACACGGAGTATGTGGATGAACATGCATTGACTGTGACGGTGAAAAGGTTGAGGGATAAGATTGAAGAGGACAGCAGCAGTCCGAAATTCATCAAGACGGTCTATGGCATTGGGTACACATGGGTGATAGAGTGA
- a CDS encoding HD domain-containing protein: protein MDIKVSEEVSSEYREVVERILTNKEFLRLSLYAHHQWTNRLMHSINVSYLSWKIARALGCDERVAARAGLLHDFCPYDFTEKTPTGEHQAFYHPKAAAENSVQNFEITDRERDAILSHMFPLGPIPKNKEAWIISFADKACAVTEMCHIAIMLARRNRVVITPA from the coding sequence ATGGACATTAAGGTATCGGAGGAGGTTTCGTCCGAGTACCGGGAGGTGGTGGAGAGGATTCTCACAAACAAAGAATTTTTGCGTTTGAGCTTATATGCGCATCATCAGTGGACAAATCGACTGATGCATAGCATCAATGTGTCTTATCTGTCTTGGAAGATTGCGCGTGCGCTGGGATGTGACGAGAGAGTAGCCGCGAGGGCTGGACTTCTCCATGATTTCTGTCCTTATGATTTTACTGAGAAGACACCTACAGGTGAGCATCAGGCGTTCTACCACCCAAAGGCTGCTGCGGAAAACAGTGTCCAGAATTTTGAGATCACGGACCGGGAGAGAGACGCTATATTATCTCATATGTTCCCACTGGGACCAATTCCGAAGAACAAAGAGGCGTGGATTATTTCATTCGCTGATAAGGCGTGTGCAGTCACAGAAATGTGTCATATAGCCATTATGCTGGCCAGACGCAATCGCGTGGTAATCACGCCGGCTTAG